The nucleotide sequence AAGAAGAAACACAAACTCACACAAACATAAATCACGCAACCCCCGAACCCGAACCCGATACACCGACCCATCACGACCTCGCTCTCCCCGCAGGTCTCACCCAAGAAGAATTCGAAACCCTAAAACCCTCAATCGCCACGCACCACACATACCCACTCTCCACCACGCGCCGCCAGTGCTCCTCCCTCCTCGCGCAGCGCATCCACGCGCCGCCGCACGCCGTCTGGTCCATCCTCCGCCGCTTCGACAAGCCCCAATCCTACAAGCACTTCATCAAGTCTTGCCACGTCAGCGAAGACTTCCAGCTCGCCGTAGGCTGCACCCGCTACGTCGACGTCATATCCGGTTTACCGGCTAACACCAGTACCGAGAGGCTCGACGTGTTGGACGATGACCGACACGTCATCGGGTTCactattgttgggggtgagcaCCGCTTGAGGAATTACCGGTCAGTTACTAGCGTTCACGGGTTCGAA is from Arachis ipaensis cultivar K30076 chromosome B01, Araip1.1, whole genome shotgun sequence and encodes:
- the LOC107631002 gene encoding abscisic acid receptor PYR1-like isoform X2 gives rise to the protein MEEETQTHTNINHATPEPEPDTPTHHDLALPAGLTQEEFETLKPSIATHHTYPLSTTRRQCSSLLAQRIHAPPHAVWSILRRFDKPQSYKHFIKSCHVSEDFQLAVGCTRYVDVISGLPANTSTERLDVLDDDRHVIGFTIVGGEHRLRNYRSVTSVHGFEHDGKIWTVVLESYVVDVPEGNTEEDTRLFSDTVVKLNLQKLASVTEGKITDGDGHFGQHMLRHQVLTYYGLWTMIHDTDIDMFLRITTVLK
- the LOC107631002 gene encoding abscisic acid receptor PYR1-like isoform X7; amino-acid sequence: MEEETQTHTNINHATPEPEPDTPTHHDLALPAGLTQEEFETLKPSIATHHTYPLSTTRRQCSSLLAQRIHAPPHAVWSILRRFDKPQSYKHFIKSCHVSEDFQLAVGCTRYVDVISGLPANTSTERLDVLDDDRHVIGFTIVGGEHRLRNYRSVTSVHGFEHDGKIWTVVLESYVVDVPEGNTEEDTRLFSDTVVKLNLQKLASVTEGKITDGDV
- the LOC107631002 gene encoding abscisic acid receptor PYR1-like isoform X3; translation: MEEETQTHTNINHATPEPEPDTPTHHDLALPAGLTQEEFETLKPSIATHHTYPLSTTRRQCSSLLAQRIHAPPHAVWSILRRFDKPQSYKHFIKSCHVSEDFQLAVGCTRYVDVISGLPANTSTERLDVLDDDRHVIGFTIVGGEHRLRNYRSVTSVHGFEHDGKIWTVVLESYVVDVPEGNTEEDTRLFSDTVVKLNLQKLASVTEGKITDGDDPIKTQGLL
- the LOC107631002 gene encoding abscisic acid receptor PYR1-like isoform X5, which produces MEEETQTHTNINHATPEPEPDTPTHHDLALPAGLTQEEFETLKPSIATHHTYPLSTTRRQCSSLLAQRIHAPPHAVWSILRRFDKPQSYKHFIKSCHVSEDFQLAVGCTRYVDVISGLPANTSTERLDVLDDDRHVIGFTIVGGEHRLRNYRSVTSVHGFEHDGKIWTVVLESYVVDVPEGNTEEDTRLFSDTVVKLNLQKLASVTEGKITDGDDS
- the LOC107631002 gene encoding abscisic acid receptor PYR1-like isoform X1, coding for MEEETQTHTNINHATPEPEPDTPTHHDLALPAGLTQEEFETLKPSIATHHTYPLSTTRRQCSSLLAQRIHAPPHAVWSILRRFDKPQSYKHFIKSCHVSEDFQLAVGCTRYVDVISGLPANTSTERLDVLDDDRHVIGFTIVGGEHRLRNYRSVTSVHGFEHDGKIWTVVLESYVVDVPEGNTEEDTRLFSDTVVKLNLQKLASVTEGKITDGDGTTPTFSRGTRTCCTLTPKRSGAVITRDLDLTFRPKPTFQVTLGTLASLPGT
- the LOC107631002 gene encoding abscisic acid receptor PYR1-like isoform X4, which translates into the protein MEEETQTHTNINHATPEPEPDTPTHHDLALPAGLTQEEFETLKPSIATHHTYPLSTTRRQCSSLLAQRIHAPPHAVWSILRRFDKPQSYKHFIKSCHVSEDFQLAVGCTRYVDVISGLPANTSTERLDVLDDDRHVIGFTIVGGEHRLRNYRSVTSVHGFEHDGKIWTVVLESYVVDVPEGNTEEDTRLFSDTVVKLNLQKLASVTEGKITDGDARK